The following coding sequences are from one Nymphalis io chromosome 5, ilAglIoxx1.1, whole genome shotgun sequence window:
- the LOC126768487 gene encoding uncharacterized protein LOC126768487 isoform X1, translating to MARDRPTARHFHNQPELQRGGSYGLVLRWIFFVWLANCGTLGNTVKQDGCAFPTRWQGKWFQSGVIQPIMIDGAILSNKGRCLSSEGDKFLIVDEKGCYRCVVMHEKHINVLQYKETFCHRRDALPHLCSLINGDALLYSMFRENAEPVDCPLKGPFSFTYNRGHGNCKIPASSIESCTEDSRLLLNYQACPDVYGSESTVEELECLATWKEGSLRFLVGKLHHNHATSNEDRYRCFVYEKTNGIASAAMKEGPSPASGVEYRVAQSGDATCNGLFSATEGSRTMALKRVSVRFNCQFPSWMTFSHTWHTLDFSSNYTFYQRNATLRITNQTGAEIKVYCVNVKASSPSGNSVALVAHWQHHCVSRYVCVVLYRRDTFIAELQRGSPTSRPDEACSPHHFNAVTAPYVTLVASNPESKECPYSGKYVISNHRHKRSFRPDERERNRTKRDKAMLQHNRRVNHTRLFNFSVRNMSDTPILRSRRHSEGEISCAGAVYNRLEVGCNSIKNMEFYSTCNNKEAITAYTCHGGWYENGASFVVTTPVTRDSTAARRYCFVSRDARDARDGALAVARSAANCERTVSEPEALLFDAAFTGKCQDEPNSQPLQRISSPYIISVAPIIIHYIIPR from the exons GCTGCGCGTTCCCGACGCGATGGCAGGGCAAGTGGTTTCAATCGGGCGTCATCCAGCCGATTATGATCGACGGTGCCATCCTTTCCAACAAGGGCCGGTGCCTGTCATCAGAGGGCGACAAGTTTCTAATAGTTGATGA GAAAGGGTGCTACCGCTGCGTTGTGATGCATGAAAAGCACATAAATGTTCTTCAATACAAAGAAA CTTTCTGTCACCGTCGAGATGCGCTCCCACACTTGTGTTCTCTTATCAATGGAGATGCCCTGCTATATTCCATGTTCAGAGAGAACGCAGAACCCGTCGATTGCCCACTCAAAGGACCCTTCTCTTTCACTTACAATAG GGGACATGGTAACTGCAAGATTCCAGCCTCGTCGATCGAGAGCTGTACGGAGGACTCGAGACTATTACTCAACTACCAAGCTTGCCCCGATGTTTATGGTTCTGAAAGCACAG TGGAGGAACTAGAATGCTTGGCCACGTGGAAGGAAGGCAGCCTCAGGTTCCTAGTGGGGAAGTTACATCACAACCACGCCACCAGCAACGAAGACAGATACAGATGTTTTGTCTACGAGAAGACAAATGGTATTG catCAGCTGCCATGAAGGAGGGACCAAGTCCTGCCAGTGGAGTCGAGTACAGAGTAGCGCAGTCCGGTGACGCGACGTGTAACGGCTTATTTAGTGCAACTGAAGGATCTAGGACTATGGCTCTAAAGAGAG TTTCAGTGCGATTCAATTGCCAATTCCCCTCCTGGATGACGTTCTCTCACACGTGGCACACCCTAGATTTTAGCAGTAACTACACGTTCTATCAGCGAAACGCAACATTACGCATCACAAACCAGACCGGTGCAGAAATTAAGGTGTACTGTGTTAATGTGAAAGCCAGTTCGCCGAGTGGAAATTCTGTCGCGCTGGTTGCGCATTGGCAACATCACTG CGTTTCCCGCTACGTATGCGTGGTACTGTACAGACGAGACACCTTCATAGCGGAGCTGCAGCGTGGTTCACCAACATCCAGACCCGATGAAGCTTGCTCCCCACACCACTTCAATGCTGTCACTGCCCCTTACGTAACATTAGTTG CAAGTAATCCGGAATCAAAAGAATGTCCATATTCAGGGAAATATGTCATTTCAAATCATAGACATAAGCGGAGTTTCCGGCCGGATGAGCGAGAGAGAAATAGGACTAAGCGAGACAAAGCGATGCTCCAACATAATCGTAGAGTTAATCACACTAGACTGTTCAATTTTagtgttaggaatatgtcgGATACTCCGATATTACGGAGTAGAAGACATTCGGAAGGGGAAATAAGTTGCGCAGGCGCCGTTTATAATAGACTGGAAGTTGGGTGCAACTCGATAAAGAATATGGAGTTTTATTCCACGTGTAATAATAAGGAAGCAATTACAG CCTACACGTGTCACGGCGGGTGGTACGAGAACGGCGCGTCCTTTGTCGTGACGACGCCGGTCACGCGGGACAGCACGGCGGCGCGGCGCTACTGCTTCGTGTCGCGGGACGCGCGCGACGCGCGGGACGGCGCGCTGGCGGTGGCGCGCTCGGCCGCCAACTGCGAGCGAACCGTCTCTGAACCGGAAGCCTTACTCTTTGATGCAGCTTTCACAG GTAAGTGTCAAGACGAGCCCAACAGCCAACCGCTTCAAAGAATTTCATCACCTTACATAATCAGCGTGGCGCCAATCATCATCCATTACATCATACCGAGGTGA
- the LOC126768487 gene encoding uncharacterized protein LOC126768487 isoform X3, whose product MIDGAILSNKGRCLSSEGDKFLIVDEKGCYRCVVMHEKHINVLQYKETFCHRRDALPHLCSLINGDALLYSMFRENAEPVDCPLKGPFSFTYNRGHGNCKIPASSIESCTEDSRLLLNYQACPDVYGSESTVEELECLATWKEGSLRFLVGKLHHNHATSNEDRYRCFVYEKTNGIASAAMKEGPSPASGVEYRVAQSGDATCNGLFSATEGSRTMALKRVSVRFNCQFPSWMTFSHTWHTLDFSSNYTFYQRNATLRITNQTGAEIKVYCVNVKASSPSGNSVALVAHWQHHCVSRYVCVVLYRRDTFIAELQRGSPTSRPDEACSPHHFNAVTAPYVTLVASNPESKECPYSGKYVISNHRHKRSFRPDERERNRTKRDKAMLQHNRRVNHTRLFNFSVRNMSDTPILRSRRHSEGEISCAGAVYNRLEVGCNSIKNMEFYSTCNNKEAITAYTCHGGWYENGASFVVTTPVTRDSTAARRYCFVSRDARDARDGALAVARSAANCERTVSEPEALLFDAAFTGKCQDEPNSQPLQRISSPYIISVAPIIIHYIIPR is encoded by the exons ATGATCGACGGTGCCATCCTTTCCAACAAGGGCCGGTGCCTGTCATCAGAGGGCGACAAGTTTCTAATAGTTGATGA GAAAGGGTGCTACCGCTGCGTTGTGATGCATGAAAAGCACATAAATGTTCTTCAATACAAAGAAA CTTTCTGTCACCGTCGAGATGCGCTCCCACACTTGTGTTCTCTTATCAATGGAGATGCCCTGCTATATTCCATGTTCAGAGAGAACGCAGAACCCGTCGATTGCCCACTCAAAGGACCCTTCTCTTTCACTTACAATAG GGGACATGGTAACTGCAAGATTCCAGCCTCGTCGATCGAGAGCTGTACGGAGGACTCGAGACTATTACTCAACTACCAAGCTTGCCCCGATGTTTATGGTTCTGAAAGCACAG TGGAGGAACTAGAATGCTTGGCCACGTGGAAGGAAGGCAGCCTCAGGTTCCTAGTGGGGAAGTTACATCACAACCACGCCACCAGCAACGAAGACAGATACAGATGTTTTGTCTACGAGAAGACAAATGGTATTG catCAGCTGCCATGAAGGAGGGACCAAGTCCTGCCAGTGGAGTCGAGTACAGAGTAGCGCAGTCCGGTGACGCGACGTGTAACGGCTTATTTAGTGCAACTGAAGGATCTAGGACTATGGCTCTAAAGAGAG TTTCAGTGCGATTCAATTGCCAATTCCCCTCCTGGATGACGTTCTCTCACACGTGGCACACCCTAGATTTTAGCAGTAACTACACGTTCTATCAGCGAAACGCAACATTACGCATCACAAACCAGACCGGTGCAGAAATTAAGGTGTACTGTGTTAATGTGAAAGCCAGTTCGCCGAGTGGAAATTCTGTCGCGCTGGTTGCGCATTGGCAACATCACTG CGTTTCCCGCTACGTATGCGTGGTACTGTACAGACGAGACACCTTCATAGCGGAGCTGCAGCGTGGTTCACCAACATCCAGACCCGATGAAGCTTGCTCCCCACACCACTTCAATGCTGTCACTGCCCCTTACGTAACATTAGTTG CAAGTAATCCGGAATCAAAAGAATGTCCATATTCAGGGAAATATGTCATTTCAAATCATAGACATAAGCGGAGTTTCCGGCCGGATGAGCGAGAGAGAAATAGGACTAAGCGAGACAAAGCGATGCTCCAACATAATCGTAGAGTTAATCACACTAGACTGTTCAATTTTagtgttaggaatatgtcgGATACTCCGATATTACGGAGTAGAAGACATTCGGAAGGGGAAATAAGTTGCGCAGGCGCCGTTTATAATAGACTGGAAGTTGGGTGCAACTCGATAAAGAATATGGAGTTTTATTCCACGTGTAATAATAAGGAAGCAATTACAG CCTACACGTGTCACGGCGGGTGGTACGAGAACGGCGCGTCCTTTGTCGTGACGACGCCGGTCACGCGGGACAGCACGGCGGCGCGGCGCTACTGCTTCGTGTCGCGGGACGCGCGCGACGCGCGGGACGGCGCGCTGGCGGTGGCGCGCTCGGCCGCCAACTGCGAGCGAACCGTCTCTGAACCGGAAGCCTTACTCTTTGATGCAGCTTTCACAG GTAAGTGTCAAGACGAGCCCAACAGCCAACCGCTTCAAAGAATTTCATCACCTTACATAATCAGCGTGGCGCCAATCATCATCCATTACATCATACCGAGGTGA
- the LOC126768487 gene encoding uncharacterized protein LOC126768487 isoform X2, translating into MARDRPTARHFHNQPELQRGGSYGLVLRWIFFVWLANCGTLGNTVKQDGCAFPTRWQGKWFQSGVIQPIMIDGAILSNKGRCLSSEGDKFLIVDEKGCYRCVVMHEKHINVLQYKETFCHRRDALPHLCSLINGDALLYSMFRENAEPVDCPLKGPFSFTYNRGHGNCKIPASSIESCTEDSRLLLNYQACPDVYGSESTVEELECLATWKEGSLRFLVGKLHHNHATSNEDRYRCFVYEKTNASAAMKEGPSPASGVEYRVAQSGDATCNGLFSATEGSRTMALKRVSVRFNCQFPSWMTFSHTWHTLDFSSNYTFYQRNATLRITNQTGAEIKVYCVNVKASSPSGNSVALVAHWQHHCVSRYVCVVLYRRDTFIAELQRGSPTSRPDEACSPHHFNAVTAPYVTLVASNPESKECPYSGKYVISNHRHKRSFRPDERERNRTKRDKAMLQHNRRVNHTRLFNFSVRNMSDTPILRSRRHSEGEISCAGAVYNRLEVGCNSIKNMEFYSTCNNKEAITAYTCHGGWYENGASFVVTTPVTRDSTAARRYCFVSRDARDARDGALAVARSAANCERTVSEPEALLFDAAFTGKCQDEPNSQPLQRISSPYIISVAPIIIHYIIPR; encoded by the exons GCTGCGCGTTCCCGACGCGATGGCAGGGCAAGTGGTTTCAATCGGGCGTCATCCAGCCGATTATGATCGACGGTGCCATCCTTTCCAACAAGGGCCGGTGCCTGTCATCAGAGGGCGACAAGTTTCTAATAGTTGATGA GAAAGGGTGCTACCGCTGCGTTGTGATGCATGAAAAGCACATAAATGTTCTTCAATACAAAGAAA CTTTCTGTCACCGTCGAGATGCGCTCCCACACTTGTGTTCTCTTATCAATGGAGATGCCCTGCTATATTCCATGTTCAGAGAGAACGCAGAACCCGTCGATTGCCCACTCAAAGGACCCTTCTCTTTCACTTACAATAG GGGACATGGTAACTGCAAGATTCCAGCCTCGTCGATCGAGAGCTGTACGGAGGACTCGAGACTATTACTCAACTACCAAGCTTGCCCCGATGTTTATGGTTCTGAAAGCACAG TGGAGGAACTAGAATGCTTGGCCACGTGGAAGGAAGGCAGCCTCAGGTTCCTAGTGGGGAAGTTACATCACAACCACGCCACCAGCAACGAAGACAGATACAGATGTTTTGTCTACGAGAAGACAAATG catCAGCTGCCATGAAGGAGGGACCAAGTCCTGCCAGTGGAGTCGAGTACAGAGTAGCGCAGTCCGGTGACGCGACGTGTAACGGCTTATTTAGTGCAACTGAAGGATCTAGGACTATGGCTCTAAAGAGAG TTTCAGTGCGATTCAATTGCCAATTCCCCTCCTGGATGACGTTCTCTCACACGTGGCACACCCTAGATTTTAGCAGTAACTACACGTTCTATCAGCGAAACGCAACATTACGCATCACAAACCAGACCGGTGCAGAAATTAAGGTGTACTGTGTTAATGTGAAAGCCAGTTCGCCGAGTGGAAATTCTGTCGCGCTGGTTGCGCATTGGCAACATCACTG CGTTTCCCGCTACGTATGCGTGGTACTGTACAGACGAGACACCTTCATAGCGGAGCTGCAGCGTGGTTCACCAACATCCAGACCCGATGAAGCTTGCTCCCCACACCACTTCAATGCTGTCACTGCCCCTTACGTAACATTAGTTG CAAGTAATCCGGAATCAAAAGAATGTCCATATTCAGGGAAATATGTCATTTCAAATCATAGACATAAGCGGAGTTTCCGGCCGGATGAGCGAGAGAGAAATAGGACTAAGCGAGACAAAGCGATGCTCCAACATAATCGTAGAGTTAATCACACTAGACTGTTCAATTTTagtgttaggaatatgtcgGATACTCCGATATTACGGAGTAGAAGACATTCGGAAGGGGAAATAAGTTGCGCAGGCGCCGTTTATAATAGACTGGAAGTTGGGTGCAACTCGATAAAGAATATGGAGTTTTATTCCACGTGTAATAATAAGGAAGCAATTACAG CCTACACGTGTCACGGCGGGTGGTACGAGAACGGCGCGTCCTTTGTCGTGACGACGCCGGTCACGCGGGACAGCACGGCGGCGCGGCGCTACTGCTTCGTGTCGCGGGACGCGCGCGACGCGCGGGACGGCGCGCTGGCGGTGGCGCGCTCGGCCGCCAACTGCGAGCGAACCGTCTCTGAACCGGAAGCCTTACTCTTTGATGCAGCTTTCACAG GTAAGTGTCAAGACGAGCCCAACAGCCAACCGCTTCAAAGAATTTCATCACCTTACATAATCAGCGTGGCGCCAATCATCATCCATTACATCATACCGAGGTGA